The following coding sequences are from one Arachis hypogaea cultivar Tifrunner chromosome 7, arahy.Tifrunner.gnm2.J5K5, whole genome shotgun sequence window:
- the LOC112702396 gene encoding mediator of RNA polymerase II transcription subunit 4-like produces the protein MLQHQIVQSPARLGLTNPNSPSIPNPTPPKLPPSQSHHHQPHLDHHAAGPSAALLSLLPPLPRAQALLQQMASLTSKLFEVSPNRSFWVTAFRGSIPTFLSTQGQAHSSTPHDSSPSTTKEVISQFTILQTQIFEAVAELQEILDLQDAKQKIDREIRSKDSALLAFANKLKDAERCLDILVDDYSDYRRSTKRLKSGDDSEDDSLTSSTVSSQLKLSDILSYAHRISYTTFAPPEFGAGQAPLRGALPPAPQEEQMRASELYNFADLNVGLPKVVETKEKTIEAIIEPPPPQQVDTNLSAIQGLLPPNFTVPPGWKPGMPVQLPIDLPLPPPGWKPGDPVPLPPMDSLPAPRFEQQQVPHHIPQPKQPEVIQVQHVNLDLDGSDSSDYSSDEASSDDED, from the coding sequence ATGCTTCAGCACCAAATTGTGCAATCCCCTGCTAGGCTAGGCCTCACAAACCCGAATTCACCATCCATTCCGAATCCTACTCCGCCAAAGCTCCCTCCCTCACAGAGCCATCATCACCAGCCCCACCTAGACCACCACGCAGCTGGCCCTTCTGCAGCTCTGCTCTCTCTTCTCCCACCTCTCCCTCGAGCACAAGCACTTCTTCAACAAATGGCTTCCTTAACTTCTAAGCTCTTTGAAGTTTCACCCAACAGGTCGTTTTGGGTCACTGCATTCCGAGGATCCATCCCCACCTTCCTTTCTACCCAAGGCCAAGCTCATTCATCTACCCCACATGATTCTTCTCCTTCCACAACCAAAGAAGTTATTTCACAATTCACTATTCTTCAAACTCAGATCTTTGAAGCTGTCGCTGAACTCCAAGAGATTCTTGATCTGCAAGATGCTAAGCAGAAGATTGATCGGGAAATTCGCTCAAAAGATTCAGCACTTCTTGCATTTGCCAACAAACTCAAAGATGCTGAGCGGTGTCTCGACATtcttgttgatgattactctgaTTATCGCCGCAGCACCAAGAGGTTGAAATCAGGAGATGACAGTGAAGATGATTCTTTGACATCCTCAACTGTCTCATCCCAGCTGAAGCTATCAGATATATTATCATATGCTCACCGGATAAGTTATACAACCTTTGCGCCACCAGAATTTGGAGCTGGGCAAGCTCCTTTGCGTGGTGCACTGCCACCTGCGCCACAAGAGGAGCAAATGAGAGCTTCAGAGTTATATAACTTTGCTGACCTTAATGTTGGATTGCCTAAAGTTGTTGAAACGAAAGAGAAAACAATTGAGGCTATTATTGAGCCTCCACCTCCACAGCAAGTGGATACCAATTTGTCTGCAATTCAAGGGTTGCTTCCACCAAATTTTACAGTTCCGCCTGGCTGGAAGCCTGGAATGCCTGTGCAATTGCCTATTGATCTTCCACTTCCCCCACCTGGGTGGAAACCTGGGGATCCTGTGCCATTGCCACCCATGGACTCACTTCCTGCACCAAGGTTTGAGCAGCAACAAGTACCCCATCACATCCCTCAGCCTAAGCAACCTGAAGTCATTCAAGTGCAGCATGTTAATTTGGATCTTGATGGTAGTGATAGTAGCGATTACAGCAGTGATGAAGCCAGCTCCGATGATGAAGATTGA
- the LOC140174278 gene encoding uncharacterized protein, which yields MILANANLHRSLVYQESSADILFKPAFKKLGLEETELKAYPDTFFGLGDMPIRPLGLISLDTTFAKGMRSKTLSINYIVVDVASTYNALIGRTTLNRLGAIVSTLHLCIKFPTQEGIATVKGDKKLARKCYNKSLNIRGKGKEVNSIEPGGIRGRDDLRPQPERKTEEVQIGNEVGKTTNIRANLGTDLKEDLIKLLCENSDLFAWKASDMPGIDPELIAHKLVVYPGSQPVKQKRHKLEPKQAQVVEE from the coding sequence ATGATACTTGCTAATGCAAATCTTCATAGGTCCTTGGTATATCAAGAAAGCTCAGCTGACATTCTATTCAAACCTGCTTTCAAAAAACTAGGATTGGAAGAAACAGAACTAAAGGCATACCCTGACACCTTCTTTGGGCTAGGGGATATGCCTATCAGGCCATTGGGCCTCATTTCCCTAGACACTACCTTCGCTAAAGGGATGAGATCCAAAACCCTGAGCATCAACTACATTGTTGTTGATGTAGCTTCAAcctacaacgccttaataggtcggacaaccctGAACCGACTAGGGGCTATTGTCTCCACCCTTCACCTCTGCATAAAATTTCCAACGCAGGAAGGGATTGCTACTGTAAAAGGGGATAAAAAATtagcaagaaaatgctacaataAAAGCTTAAATATACGTGGTAAAGGTAAAGAAGTCAATTCAATTGAACCCGGTGGAATTCGTGGCAGAGATGACCTAAGACCACAACCTGAAAGAAAGACGGAAGAAGTGCAGATCGGGAATGAGGTCGgaaaaaccactaacataagaGCAAACCTAGGGACAGATTTGAAGGAAGATCTCATTAAGCTCCTATGCGAAAATtctgacctcttcgcctggaaagcgtCTGATATGCCTGGAATTGATCCCGAACTCATAGCCCATAAGCTCGTTGTGTACCCCGGATCACAACCTGTCAAGCAAAAAAGGCATAAACTCGAGCCTAAACAAGCTCAAGTGGTTGAAGAATAA
- the LOC112702403 gene encoding uncharacterized protein, whose product MGFIMEFARHLVLKMMEDPEERDKKFREHVYTVKDRCAKTKEMWSLPMRPYGFWTFERHNSQLAWDAQISQVQGRRDPYDEALQQFSGK is encoded by the exons ATGGGATTCATAATGGAATTTGCGAGGCACTTGGTACTGAAGATGATGGAGGATCCAGAGGAAAGGGATAAGAAGTTCAGGGAGCATGTATATACCGTGAAAGACAGGTGCGCCAAGACCAAGGAGATGTGGAGTCTCCCAATGAGGCCCTATGGCTTTTGGACCTTCGAGCGCCATAACTCTCAGCTTGCTTGGGATGCCCAGATCAGCCAGGTCCAAGGACGCCGAGACCCCTACGACGAGGCCCTCCAACAATTCTCAG GGAAATGA